The genomic interval CGGACGCGGGCACCAACACGGACGCGGATGCCGGAAGCAACACCGGCACGGACGCGGGCACCGGCACCGGCATGGACGCGGGCACCGGCACGGACGTGGATGCCGGAAGCGGCACCGGCACGGACGCGGGAGTCTCACCGCTCAGCGCGAGCTCGGGTGGGGACAAGGTCATCTGCGCGGGCCAGTCCGTCTCCATCGGCCTGCCGGCCAGTGGCGGGATGCCGCCCTATGCATATGCGTGGAGCGCGAGCCCCGTGTGCACGGGCTGCTTCGACAGCGCCACCGTGGCCTCGCCCACCGTGGTGCCGCCACTCACCACCACCTTCACCCAAACGGTCACCGACGCCCTCTCGCAAACGGCCTCGGCGGACACCGTCGTCACCGTCCTCCCCCACCCGGGCAGCGCCGGGACGGACCTGAACCTCGATCCGGGCGCTTCCAGCGTCATCGGGCCCGCGCCGGTCTCCGCCGCCACCTACACATGGTCCTGCAACCGCGCGGATTGCACGCTCTCGGCCTCCGACGTGGCGCAGCCGGTGGCGAGCCCCACGCACACGACGACCTATACGCTCGACGCCACCAGCGGACCGGGCTGCTCCGTCCGCAGCACCCTGACCGTCCAGGTCAACCTGCGAGCGGATACCGTGCCGCGGGACGGCGAGTTGGCCTTCCCGCTCGGTTCGGCGTTTCTCGTCCAGTTCGACCAGCCCATCGCCCAGGCCAGCCTCACCACCGCCGCCGTTCGACTCGAGGAGGCCCTCACCGGCAACCCGGTGGCGACGAGCTTCTCCTACGACGCGGCCAACCGGCGGCTGCGCGTGGAGCCCACGGGGAGCAACTACGTCGCCGGGATGGACTACACCCTCACGCTCGCGGGAGGGCCTTCCGGCATCACCTCGGATGACGCCGTACAGCCCAACCTCTTCCCCTCGGACGTGCAGGTGGACTTCACCACGGCCGCGGCGGACACCACGCCCCCGGGCATCGCCTTCCGCAACCCGGGAGTGGGGGCCCCGGGTGTGGCCAGCAACACCACCGTCGTGGTGACCTTCACCGAAGCGGTGGACCCCGCGACGGTGACGGACGCCACCTTCACGCTCACCGGCACGGCCGGGCGCGTGACGGGCTCGGTGCACTACGACGCGGCGAACTGGACCGCCACCTTCACCCCGTCGGCCGTGCTGGCGGCCTCCACGGCGCACACGGTGTCGCTCACGGGCATCAAGGACCTGTCCGGCAACGCGATGACCACGGCCACGAGCTGGTCCTTCACCACGAGCATGGAGCCGGACACCACGCCTCCCTCGGTGACGGCGGTGAGCCCGGCGAACGAAGCCACGGCCGTGGCCTCCTCGGACCCCATCACGGTGACGTTCAGCGAGGGCGTGGACGGCACGAGCCTCACGGGCATCCGGCTGCTCCAGGTCTCCAGCGGCACGTACGTGGCGGGCACCCTCCGCTATGACGCCGTCCTGCGCGTGGCCACCTTCACGCCGACGGTGCTGCTCGGCTCACAGACTTCCTACGAGGTACAGGTGAGCGGGGTGAAGGACCTGGCGGGCAACCCCATGGTGGTGCCCTTCACCTCGAGCTTCACCACGCGGCGCACGCTCTTCGCGGACGACTTCGAGAGCGGCACGGGCGCGTGGAACCTGCCGGCGCCCTCCACGGGAGCGGTGTGGAGCCTCACCACCGCCAACTTCCACAGTTCGAACCACAGCCTCACCGACAGCGCGGGCGGCAAGTACGCGGCTGGTACGGTGAGCTACGCCGAGCTGGCGGCCCCGCTGAACGTCTCGGGCCTCACGTCGGTGTCGGTGCAGTTCTGGATGAAGGCGCGCACGGAGCGGAACAAGGACTTCGTCTATGTGGACATGAGCATCGACGGCGGCGCCTGGCAGCCAATCCCGAATGCGAAATACGCGGGCAACCAGGCGTGGGCGGTGCGCACGCTGAACCTGACGCTGTCCGGCAAGTCGACGCTGCGCGTCCGCTTCCGCCTCGAGTCCAACGCCACCAAGAACTTCGATGGCGTGTACGTGGACGACATCATCGTCCAGTCGCCCTGACGCCGGTGGGCCTGCCACACAACCGGGGCAGGCCCACCGTTCCGAGGCGCGGGGGTCCTTTCCCCTTCAGTACGCCATGTTGTAGGTGGCCATTCCGTTCATACCCGCGGAGGTCGGGTAGCTGGCCACCGGCGTCGCGGCTCCCGTGTTGGGATTGACGGAGAGCAGAACGATGGAGTGGCTCGTCGCGTAGGCGCCGAAGAGCTTGTCGCTCTGGTCGATCTCGAAACCGTAGACGCCGCTGTAGCCGAAGTTGCCAATCCTCGTGCCCTGGCCGGAGAACTTGTTGATCTTGATCAGGGCATCGGAGGACGACGTGCTTTTCCCGGAGCCATACAGGTTGCCCCAGAGCGAGCAGGCGAGGTCTCCGGACGAGGAGAACCCGACCGAGCCGATGACGACGTCCACCGCTCCACTGGCCGCATCGAGCGTGTACAGCGTGTCGCCGCCCCAGCCGTACAGCACGTTGCCGCAGAAATCGATGGCGTTCACGAAGCCTCCGACGTACCCCCTGCGGGTAGCGGCCCCGGTCGATGCATTGAGGGTGTAGAGCGAGCCGTTCACGCCCATCGCGTAGAAGGTGGACGTGTAGGCATCCAGGGCGAGGTCATTGAGCACCACCCCTGTCTCCCCGATCTTCACGAAGCCGCTGATGACCCCACCGCTATAGGTGAAGCGGTAGAAATCGCTGGAGTCGTCCCCGTTCCCATCGCCCACGGCGTAGAAGGTCACCGAGGACGACGGCGGCATGGATTCATCGATGCCACAATCCTGGTAACACAGCTGCTGACGGATGGAGCAGAGCCCCATGGAGCCGGGGCTCGCGGCCACGCAGCTGTTGTAGGCCATGTTGCAGCTCACGAAGCAGGCCCTATCGCTCGCCGCGGTCATGACACCGAGCGAGTCTCCGGTAGCGGCCTCCTCTGGCGAACCACAGGCCATGGCCAGTGCGAAGACCGCGACAACGGCTACCGCCTTCAGTTTCTTCATCATTCGGGTTCCTCTCCCAAGGGCCTTTCCCTTGGGTCGCTGGAGCCCGATTTCGTGGGAACTTTTTCTACGCGTGGGTCGAAGGCTGGACCGGGGCGAAGGGCACTTCCAGGGAGAAGGTGGCTCCGTGCCCGAGCCCCTCGCTGTGGACGCTCAACGAGCCGCCCAGCTCCTGGGCCGCCAGGGCACTGGAGTGCAGACCGAAGCCGTGCCCTTCCTCGCGCGTGGTGAAGCCGTACTGGAAGATGCGGGTGAGCATCTCCGGCGCGATGCCCATGCCGTTGTCGTGGATGTCGATGCGGAAGCGGTCGGCGGCGGCCTGCTCCAGCTTCACCGTCAGCACCCGCTCGCCCGAAGGCGCCTCGTCCAGGGCGTACTTGGCGTTGCTGACCAGGTTGACCAGGATCATCAGCAGCTTGTGCTTGTCGGTCATCACCTGAGGCAGGGGCGTCAGGTTCCGCTGCACCTTCACGTGGTGGCGGGTGAGCCCGGCCGAGTTGATGCGCAAGGCGTCCTCCAGCAGCTCCGCCAGGTTGACGGGCTCGTGCATCCGGGGCGTGCGGGCGTAGTTCTGTTGAACCTTGACGATGTCGCCAATGTGCTCGGTGTAGCGGCCCACGTCGTCGAGCAGCGAGACGATCTCCGTGCGCTCCTCGACCAGGTTCCTTCCCAGCCCGTTCAGGAAGGGCATCAGGTGCCGTCCGCGCTCGTCCTGGGAGAGGAAGGCCGAGAGATCCTCCTGGTGCTGCTCGAGCATGTGGGCCACCCGGCTCACGTGCTCCAGCTTCATCCCCTTCACCCGCTCCTTGGCGACCTGGGCCGAGGTGTAGACGCTGTTGAGCACGTTGCCCACGTTGTGCAGCACGTTGGTGGCGACCTCCGCCATGCCCGCGCGGCGCGCCGTCTGCACCAACTGCTGGTTGACCTCCTTGAGCTCGCGGGCGCGCTCCTCCACGCGCTGCTCCAACCCCTCGTTGGTCTGGCGCAGGGCCTCCTCGCGCCGCTGAACCTCGTCGGCCATGAGCTGGAAGGCGCGGGCCAGCTGCCCCAGCTCGTCACCGCGTGCGGTGTCCAGCGTCACCTTGAAGTCACCGGCCGCCACCTTGTCGGTGGCCTGGCTCAAGTTCAGCAGCGGGCGGGTGATCTGCTGCTGGAGCACCTGGAACATGATGGCCAGCTCCACCAGCAGCGACACGATGCCGAGCAGCAGGACGTAGCGCGCCGCCAGGAAGGCGGGCTGGGACAACACACTCTCGGGCAGCACCGTGGCGAGGTTCCACCCGGGGCCCCGCAGCCGCGTCACGGCGACGTACTCGTCGTACCTGGGAATCTCCAGCGTGGCCTGATCGGCCTGGCGGCTCTCCAACCGCTCGAAGAGCTCGCGCAGGTGGGCCGCGTCCTCCTCCGTGTCCAGGAGTCTGTCGGCGACGTCCGGCCGGCTGGCGTCACTCAAGATGTTGTAGGCAACGGTGGCGCTCGCGAGCTTCAAGTCCGGGTGGGCGATGAGCTGGCCATCGTCGCGGAAGAGCACGTTGTAGGCCCCGGGGACGTGCTCCTTGATGGTCCGGGTCATCAACTCCTCGAGGAAGAGATCATGGCCGAGCGTCGCGATCTGGCGGCCGTCCAGGTCCACCGGCGTGGCGACCGAGACCATCCAGATCTTGGAGACGGTCTCCTTGTAGATGCCCGTCCAGATGGTCCGCCGCTGGGGATTCTTCTCGGGCGTGCTGAGGGTGTAGTCCTCATACTGCGTGACCGAGAAGTCCGCCGGGAGCGCCTGGCTCCAGGTGGGATCCGTTGGCCAGAAGCCGACGATCGCCCCCTCCGGAAAGGCGATGTAGCTCGTCTTGAAACGGACATGGAAGGCGGGCCCGTACCAGGTGAGCACGTCATGCGCG from Archangium lipolyticum carries:
- a CDS encoding Ig-like domain-containing protein, with the translated sequence MSARNQSLRAKWLAPLVACVLVACGDAPKVNVGSGSGSDGTVESPPDSGTTPIGTDAGSGSGSGSGDAGSVDSGTCPGAATCPGADAGTADAGSDTDSDAGTNTDADAGSNTGTDAGTGTGMDAGTGTDVDAGSGTGTDAGVSPLSASSGGDKVICAGQSVSIGLPASGGMPPYAYAWSASPVCTGCFDSATVASPTVVPPLTTTFTQTVTDALSQTASADTVVTVLPHPGSAGTDLNLDPGASSVIGPAPVSAATYTWSCNRADCTLSASDVAQPVASPTHTTTYTLDATSGPGCSVRSTLTVQVNLRADTVPRDGELAFPLGSAFLVQFDQPIAQASLTTAAVRLEEALTGNPVATSFSYDAANRRLRVEPTGSNYVAGMDYTLTLAGGPSGITSDDAVQPNLFPSDVQVDFTTAAADTTPPGIAFRNPGVGAPGVASNTTVVVTFTEAVDPATVTDATFTLTGTAGRVTGSVHYDAANWTATFTPSAVLAASTAHTVSLTGIKDLSGNAMTTATSWSFTTSMEPDTTPPSVTAVSPANEATAVASSDPITVTFSEGVDGTSLTGIRLLQVSSGTYVAGTLRYDAVLRVATFTPTVLLGSQTSYEVQVSGVKDLAGNPMVVPFTSSFTTRRTLFADDFESGTGAWNLPAPSTGAVWSLTTANFHSSNHSLTDSAGGKYAAGTVSYAELAAPLNVSGLTSVSVQFWMKARTERNKDFVYVDMSIDGGAWQPIPNAKYAGNQAWAVRTLNLTLSGKSTLRVRFRLESNATKNFDGVYVDDIIVQSP
- a CDS encoding ATP-binding protein; protein product: MGARIAVIIALSTLFSYLHMRHALRKETLAQLQQHVSERGQREEAIFLQAEDNHAFLKKALLERIRTLQSQQEDVNARFDSLFTRLPDGTIRNRPEILDGTRMVQLFIPRNAALDAGLRTRLMAAHDVLTWYGPAFHVRFKTSYIAFPEGAIVGFWPTDPTWSQALPADFSVTQYEDYTLSTPEKNPQRRTIWTGIYKETVSKIWMVSVATPVDLDGRQIATLGHDLFLEELMTRTIKEHVPGAYNVLFRDDGQLIAHPDLKLASATVAYNILSDASRPDVADRLLDTEEDAAHLRELFERLESRQADQATLEIPRYDEYVAVTRLRGPGWNLATVLPESVLSQPAFLAARYVLLLGIVSLLVELAIMFQVLQQQITRPLLNLSQATDKVAAGDFKVTLDTARGDELGQLARAFQLMADEVQRREEALRQTNEGLEQRVEERARELKEVNQQLVQTARRAGMAEVATNVLHNVGNVLNSVYTSAQVAKERVKGMKLEHVSRVAHMLEQHQEDLSAFLSQDERGRHLMPFLNGLGRNLVEERTEIVSLLDDVGRYTEHIGDIVKVQQNYARTPRMHEPVNLAELLEDALRINSAGLTRHHVKVQRNLTPLPQVMTDKHKLLMILVNLVSNAKYALDEAPSGERVLTVKLEQAAADRFRIDIHDNGMGIAPEMLTRIFQYGFTTREEGHGFGLHSSALAAQELGGSLSVHSEGLGHGATFSLEVPFAPVQPSTHA